Sequence from the Candidatus Accumulibacter similis genome:
CACGTAAAGTCGCCGGCACCGCCGGCCAGCGACGGCGGTACGGGCGCGGATCAGGCCGCCGGTCAGTAGGCGGCCATCGGGTACGAACCCAGAAGCTTCAGGTATGGCGCCCGCCGCGCCAGCTCGGCGAGCGCGCGGCGCAGCGGCTCGTCGTCGCGGTGACCATCGACATCGACGAAGAAGACGTACTCCCACAGCGTGTGCCGCGCCGGGCGCGATTCCAGCCGCGTCATCGACACGCCGGCATCCGAAAACGGCGCCAGCAGGCGGCTGAGGGCGCCGGTCTGGTTCTGCGCCGACATGATCAGCGAGGTCTTGTCGCGTCCAGAAGGGCCGGCATCGTGCCGCCCGAGGACGGCAAAGCGGGTGGTGTTGTTCGGCTCGTCCTCGATGTTGCTCGCCAGCTCGGGCAAGTGGTAGCGCTCGGCCGCCGCCTGGCCGGCGATCGCCGCCGCACCGGCTTCCGCCGCCGCCAGTTGTGCCGCCTGCGCGTTGCTGCCGACCGGCACCCGCTGCGCCAGCGGCAGCGAGCGGTTGAGCCACTCGTGGCACTGCGCCAGCGACTGCGCGTGCGAGTACACCCGGTGCACGCCGGCGAGCGCCGTCTCGTTCGACAGCAGGTGCTGGTGGATGCGCAGGACGACCTCGCCGCAGATCTTCAGCGGCGTCGTCAGCAGCAGGTCGAGCGTCCGCCCGACCGCACCCTCGGTCGAGTTCTCGATCGGCACCACAGCGTAATCGGCGTGCAGCGCCTCGACCTCGCGGAAGACGTCGTCGATCGAAGCCTGCGGCAGCAGGCGCGCCGCATGGCCGAAATGCTTCACCGCCGCGCTCTCCGAGAAGGTGCCGAGCGGCCCGAGGAAAGCAATGCCGAGCGGCTGCTCGAGCGACAGGCAGGCCGACATCACCTCGCGGAAGAACCAGGTCAGGCTCTCGTTCGACAGCGGCCCCGGGTTCATCCCCTGGATCCGCTGCAGCACCTGCGCCTCACGTTCCGGGCGGTAGATGAACCCCGCCTCGCCATGCCGCGCCTTGATCTCGCCGACCTGCTGCGCCAGCCGCGCGCGCTGGTTGAGCAACGCCAGCAGGTCGTTGTCGACCTCGTCGATCTGCCGCCGGACGATCGCCAGCTCGCGTTGCAGATCGTCGCTCATGACGTCGCCAGCGGAAGCCACCGCCACGACGTCGCCGGCGGGGTCATCATTCGGCCGCCGCCGCGTCCGCCGCCGGGGCGTCGGGCGCCGTCGGCTCGGCTGCCGGCTCGTTCGCCACGCCCTCGTCCTCGCTCTCGACTACCTTCTCGAGCCCGGCGAGCTTCTCGCCGGCGTCGAGCGCGATCAAGGTCACCCCCTGCGTCGCCCGCCCGAGTTCGCGGATCTCGCGCACGCGCGTGCGGATCAGCACGCCGCCGGTGGTGATCAGCATGATCTCGTCGTCGTCGCGAACGAGACGGGCGGCGACGACACGGCCATTGCGCTCGCTGGCGGCGATCGCGATCACCCCCTGCGTGCCGCGGCCCGAATGGCGGAAATCGGCGAGCGCCGTGCGCTTGCCGTAACCGTTCTCGGTCGCCACCAGCACCGTCTGCTGCTCGTTGTCGGCGACCAGCAGCGACAGCACCTGCTGCTGCTCGCCAAGCTTCATGCCGCGGACGCCGCGCGCCGTGCGTCCCATCGGCCGCACGTCCTCCTCGTCGAACCACACCGCCTTGCCGACGTCGGACACCAGCACGACGTCCTGCCTGCCGTTGGTGATCTCGGCGCCGATCAGGAAATCGTCGGCATCGAGCGCGACGGCGATGATGCCGCTGCGGCGCGGGTTCGAGAAGTCCGACAGCGGCGTCTTCTTCACCGTCCCCTGCGCCGTGCACATGAAGATGAAGCGGTCGTCGGTGAACTCCTTGACCGGCAGGATGGCACTGATCTTCTCGCCCTCCTCGAAGGGAAAGAGGTTGACGATCGGCTTGCCGCGGCTGGTGCGCGTCCCCTGTGGCACCTCGTAGACCTTCAGCCAGTAGACGCGGCCACGGTTGGTGAAGCAGAGGATGAAATCGTGCGTATTGGCGACGAACAGGTGATCGATGAAATCGTCGGTCTTCATCGCCGCCGCCTGCTTGCCGCGGCCACCGCGGCGCTGTGCGCGGTAATCGGCGAGCGGCTGCGACTTGATGTAGCCAGTGTGCGACAGCGTCACGACCATGTCGACCGGCGTGATGAAGTCCTCGATCCCCAGGTCCTGCGTGCTGATGACGATCTCCGACCGCCGCTTGTCGCCGAACTGGGCGCGGATCGCCGTCAGCTCGTCGCGGATCATCTCGGTGATCCGTTCCGGCCGCGCCAGGATGTCCATCAGGTCGGCGATCCGTTCGAGCAGCTCGGCGTAGTCGCCGACGATCCTGTCGCGCTCGAGGCCGGTCAGCCGCTGCAGCCGCAGTTCGAGGATCGCCTGTGCCTGCGCCTCCGACAGCAGGTAGCCGCTCTGCGACAGGCCGTACTCGATCCCGAGTCCCTCCGGCCGCGTCGCGTCGAGTGCCGCCCGCGCGAGCATCTCGGCCACCGTCGGCGAGTGCCAGAGGCGGCCCATCAGCCCGCGGCGCGCGTCGGCCGGGGTCGGCGAGGCCTTGATCAGCGCGATGATCTCGTCCACGTTGTCGAGCGCCACCGCCAGCCCTTCCTGGATGTGCGCCCGCTCGCGCGCCTTGCGCAGCTCGAAGACGCTGCGCCGCGTCAGCACCTCGCGCCGGTGCCAGAGGAAGCACTCGAGCATCTGCTTCAGGTTCAGCAGGCGCGGCTGGCCATCGACCAGCGCCACCATGTTCATGCCGAAGGTGTCCTGCAACTGCGTCTGCTTGTACAGGCAGTTGAGCACCACCTCCGCCACCTCGCCGCGCTTGAGCTCGATCACCACGCGCATGCCGGACTTGTCGGACTCGTCGCGCAGGTCGGAGATGCCCTCGATGCGCTTCTCGTTGACCAGCTCGCCGATTTTCTCGAGCAGGGTGCGCTTGTTCACCTGGTACGGCAGCTCGTCGACGATGATCGCCTGCCGGTTGCCGCGGTCGATGTCCTCGAAATGCACCTTGGCGCGCATGACGACGCGGCCGCGACCGGTGCGGTAGCCCTCGCGCACGCCGGCGACGCCGTAGATGATGCCGGCGGTCGGAAAATCGGGCGCCGGCAGCAGGTCGATCAGCTCGTCAATCGTCACCGCCGCGTTGTCGAGCACCGCCAGGCAGGCATCGACCACCTCGCCGAGGTTGTGCGGCGGGATGTTCGTCGCCATGCCGACGGCAATGCCCGACGAACCGTTGATCAGCAGGTTCGGGATGCGCGCCGGCAGGACCAGCGGTTCCTCCTCGGCGCCGTCGTAGTTCGGCCCGAAATCGACCGTCTCCTTGTCGATGTCGGCCAGCAGTTCGTGGCCGATGCGCGCCATGCGCACCTCGGTGTAGCGCATCGCCGCCGCGTTGTCGCCGTCGACCGAGCCGAAGTTGCCCTGCCCGTCGACCAGCATGTAGCGCAGCGAGAAGTCCTGCGCCATGCGCACGATGGTGTTGTACACCGCCGTGTCGCCGTGCGGATGGTACTTGCCGATGACGTCGCCGACGACGCGCGCCGACTTCTTGTACGGCTTGTTCCAGTCGTTCGACAGCTCGTGCATGGCGAACAGCACGCGCCGGTGCACCGGCTTCAGGCCATCGCGCGCGTCGGGCAGCGCCCGCCCGACGATGACGCTCATGGCGTAGTCGAGATACGAGCGGCGCATCTCGTCTTCGAGACTGATCGGCAGGGTTTCCTTGGCGAAGGCTTCCATCTTCTTTCCGCTGGCGACGCGACTGCAGGGCCCATGTCGTCGTCTTGTTCGAGCCCGGGATTCTATCACGCCGACGGTCGCGCGCGCCGCGCGCGCTGCGGCTGACGGGGGTTCGGCGGTGGCGATCGGCGGGTGTCAGGACGAACGCTGAGGGGGTTTCATGGCCGGCAGTGAGACGAAAGCGCCACGGCGGCCAATGCCAGCCCGAGCCGCCGGTCGGCGGGCGAACCGACTCGCCGACGGCTCTATCGAACCGGTATCGCTGGCAGGGCGATGATCATCGATCAATTCCGCCGACGAGGTGTCTTTTCGACACCGAGATGTTCGATCACTACCGGCGGACGGTCGGGGAACTGCGCCACGAGATCCAGCCTGCCGCCCATACCCTCAACGTAGTGCCGCAGGGTGGACAGCAGCATGTCACTGCGCTTTTCCAGCCGGGAGATCGTGTCCTGGCCAACGCCAAGTGCCGCCGCCAGCTCCGCCTGGGTCTGTTCGGCCGCGATGCGCAGATCCTTGAGCGTACGCAGTTCCAGCGCGCGCTTCTCGACACGCGCCCGCCGTTCTGCAGGCAGTGCGACCATCACGTCATCGAGTCTTCTTGCCATGTCTGGAGTCCTTCGCTTTGGTAGTGGTGAGCGAGGCAAGATGATCGCCGTACCGATCATCGGCCACCGCAATCAGGTGCCGGTAAAAGCGCCGCTGGTCGGCGCCGCCCTTGTCGCCCCCGACCAGCAGGATCGCCTGGCGGCGGGGATCGAAGGCGAACGCCACGCGCCAGACCGCACCCTGCCAGGCAAATCGCAGTTCCTTCATGTTCGCGTAGCGCGAGCCTTTCAGCGCATCCACCGTCGGACGGCCCAAGTTAGGCCCGAACTCCGCCAACAGCTTGGCGTGCGCCAGCAGTTCGTCCTGCCATGATTCGTCCAGGGCCATGAACTCGGCTTCGAAGTCATCGTGCAGGAGAACTGGCCAAGTCATGAACGGATTATGTTCTGCGATCCATATGTCGTCAAGAGCCTGCCCAGCCCCGTGAGCGCCACGCCGGCAATGCCGGCCTCAGCCCAGGGCGGTTCGTGGAGCGCCACGCAGGATCCCGCTCCGACGCCACCGATGCCGATCACGAAGGCAAAGAACTGCCCCACGAAGCGCTCGACAAGGATGAACGAGTTGATTCGCCGATCCTCACGGCGCCGATGCTCGGCTTGGATCTGCGTTTGCTGGATCACCCAATCGACGGCCTCCGGCTGGAACTGGTGTCGGCGTTCAAGCCGCGCGACCGGGATGATCGGGCTATCCGTCTCGTGCTGAGCAACCGTCACCTGGCCGCCATGGCGACGGCCAAGCCTTGCGCTCGTCGACCGGCTGCTCATGGGTTTTCGTCACCCGGTTCAAATCAGCGGCGAAGCGCGGCGGCGTCCTCCACAAACGCGCTCCGCGGCCGGATGTCGGCGTCCATCTGGTTGAGGAGCAGAACGTGACGCGCCCCCGCCAACACATTCTTCAGATGTTCCATGGCGATCCTCCTCTGGCTCGGCGCCGTGGGCCCGACCGTTCCCCCGATCCAGCCCGTCGATCATGGACCAGGCGCAGCACGACGGGCGGAACTGTGTCGAAGGTCCCGCCGCCGCTCCGCCAGCCGCAAGATTTTCTACGAAGCGTGCCGCGAACGGCCGTATCCGGCGGTGGCGCGCCACCTGTAATGCGACGCGATGGAGGACGAACGGAAATGCGGCGTCCGTTCAACCGTAGGGCGCAAGCCACACGGGGATGGTGGGACTGCCGGCCACCTCTCCATCAGCGAATCGGCAGCGCCTGCGGTCTGCGAGCACCTGCAGGTCGATCTCCCTGCCACCAAGCCTTCCCCGAAGGGCAGGATGCGGCCCCGCGGCCGCCAATGGTGCGCAGCGCGGGCTGCGGGCTGCGAAGTGGCGGATGAGGCGGGCGATCTCGGCTTCGAGGCCGGTGTCCATGGTGGTGATCTGGATCACGGCGGCGACGCCTTCTTGCGCAGGAACTCGGGAATGTCGTAGTGCGCGGCCGGGTGGTCGACGCGCGGGCGTTCTTCGAACTGGATGCCCTGATCGCCGGGGTAGGGTTCGCGGTGGCCGCGGGTGGCCCACCAGATGGCGTCCGGGATGCCTTCCGGGAAGGCAGCGCAGCGCCGGCCAGGCGGCTGCACATGGCGGCAGTGGCGGCAGGTGGCCGAGGTGGATTCGGTGCTCTCGGTGCCGTCGAGACGGTCTGGGATGGGCGCGCTGGTCATCGGTCTCTCCGTGCGCTGCGCGAGTAGCCGATGGTAACGCGCTCATCGATCCCGGTCCAGATCAGGTGCTCGATCAGCACAACGGCCTGGTCCGGGGCAATGCGGCCAGCGGCCAGCGCGGCGTTGTGCCTGCGCAAGTCGATGCGCCTTCAACGAAGCCTGCCCCGAAGGGCAGGATGCGGCATGTCGAGCGGCCTGGTGTCCATCTCGACCGCGACCCTTCAACGAAGCCTGCCCCGAAGGGCGGGATGCGGCTCACATGCCACCGCAAGTCCATTATCTTCAGGCACCTTCAACGAAGCCTGCCCCGAAGGGCAGGATGCGGCGGCAATTCCTCCGTTGCGACGTTGGGCGACATCGCAACCTTCAACGAAGCCTGCCCCGAAGGGCAGGATGCGGCATCGGCGCGGTGTTGGTCATCGCGCTGATCGCGACGCTTCAACGAAGCCTGCCCCGAAGGGCAGGATGCGGCTGCGCGTTTTCTGGATCGTTGGCGAGAACCTTGACGCTTCAACGAAGCCTGCCCCGAAGGGCAGGATGCGGCTCCTCTGCGGCAGCCGTTTGATTCTGCAACCCATTCCCCGCAGCGTGCGCGAACCTGGCCGAGCCACGCAGTCCACCGTGCCTGCCGGCACTCATTCTCCGCCTCAAACGATCAATATTCCACGGGTTGCGCCGCGCGCGGACCTGGCGGGATCTCGCCGGTCGCCGGCGGTTCGCGCAACCAGCGGTGCCGCCCAGCCGAGCACACCGCCGTAGTCGCTGCTGCCGATTCGCTCGCAGCGCCATTGGCGAACCCCCAGCGCCCTCGCCTCGCGCACGTCGAGTTCGCCCGCGCCGAGGATCAGCGCGCGCAGGCCGTCGGCGCCGAGCCATTCGGCGCACGTCGGGTAGACCCAGTGGCGGCGGTCCATGCCGACCGTTCGACCGTTGACCAGCGGCCAGAACGGCAGTGACTCCCAGGCCAGCCAATAGGCGCCGAGGACACCAAACTTGGGCGCCGCAGTCACCGCCTTCGCCGATGCAGCGGCATCGATCCGCGCCGCCGCATCCCAGCCCCAGGCCTGCAGCCCCTTGTCCTCGTAGCGCCAGGGGCCGAGCAGGGCCTCCGCCAGCTTGCCGCGAACGTCGTGCCGCTGCAGCGCGGCGATGACTTCGCGCGCATTGCTGATGAACAGATGCTTTCCACCGAGCAGCCGCAGACCGGTCGGCCGCAGTCCTGCCGCCGTCTCGGCAGCGTAGGCCAGCAGCCACTCGCCCGGCATCCGCTTCGCCAACTGCCGGTAGTGTTCGGCGCCGTCGATCTGCCGCGGGTCGTCGATGAGACCGAGTTCCGGCGACTGCGGGCGATCGGGCAGGCGCGCGGCGAGCGAGTCGATGACGTCTGCGTGCCACTCCAGCTCGGGATGTGGTCCTGTCCAGCGCAGCCTGGCGCCAGGCAGCAGCCGCAGGGCGCCATAGGCAGCCATCACCGCGACCGGGTTGTTGGCGCGCAGGGCGCTCAGTTCCATGCCTGCTCCTCGGCGCTCACCGCCCAGTCGGCAAGCCGCAGCAGCGCTTCGAGATAGGCGAGTCCCCAGGCGCCGTAGCTGCGCTGCAGCTCGCCGGTTTCCTCGGCCCAGTCGCCGAGTCGCCGCCAGAGGCCGATGTCCGGCGCCGCCGGCAGCAACGGCCGCCCATGGCCGTGGTGCGTGCCGACCAAGTGACGCACCAGCGGGTCCTTCTGGTGCACGGCCGATGCCATCTCGTGCCGCCAGCCGCGCGGCAGCGTCAGCCAGCGGCTGTCGCTGCCGGGGCCCTTGGCCAGCAGCAGCGAACCGTCGCCACCCACCATCGCCTGCCAGCGGCGATCCTGCTTGCCGGTGTCGTGGCCCGCGCCGGCGCGGCGCAGGGCGTCGACCAGCTCATCGGCGAGCCCGCTGCCGGCGGCGAGCGCGGCGGCGCGCGTGCTCACCGCCTGCTGGTGTTGCGCCAGCGGGACCGCGCGCATGCCGCTCTCACTGCTCCATTCGGACGCGCGCAGGACGACGCAGCCGCCCGGGTAGGCCAGGACGCGACCCGGTTCGCCATCGAGGACGCCGCTGCGGCGTGCCAGCTCCCGCCAGTCGGCATCGGTCGCGTCGTCGTCCGCGAGCAGCGCGCCGATCTCGCCGGCCAGTTCGGGATGCACCTGCGGATGCAGGCGGACGCGCCGCACCGTATCGCCGACATCGCTGACCATCGCCTGCGAGGTCGGCGCCCAGCCATAGGCGTCGCAGCCACCGGCGTCCGCCGGCAGCACCAGGGTATCGCCGGCCCGCGCCTCATCGCTGGCGATCAGCGCCGCTTCCTCGCCGTCCCAGCGCATGCATTGCTGCCGGTGCAGGTGCTCGCGTCCGACCGGCTCGCCGCCTTCGACATCGGCGACCGCCGCGCTCCAGCGCCGGAAGGCATGCAGCGCCACCGCCAACAGTTCGTGCTCTGCCGGCGGAGCGGCAAGCACCGCATCCGGCGACCAGTCGGCCCGCCAGCACAGATGGACGTCGGCCGGCCCGCTGCGCCAGCCGTGCAGCCAGGGAGCGACGTCGATCCCGTGGCGGACCGAGGTTTGCGCCAGCAGGTTCACGTGCGCCGGCAACAGCAACGGCGCCACCGGCCGGTCCTCTGCCGGTGGCGGCCGTTCCGCCAGCGTGCGGTCCATGGCGCCAATGCCGAAATCGACCGTCGCCGGTTTGCCGCTGGCGACCCGATTCAACCATTTCCACGCCCGCTCGATTTCCTCGCCGTAGACCGGATCGGACTTGCCCGGCGGCTCCCGATGGACGACCACCGCGGGCGCACTCGCCAGTTCGCCAAGGCGGTTGAGGCGCCCGCAGCGCTGTCGCAGCGCCGACAGCGATGCACACTCGCTGACGAGGGCATCCATGTCGAGGTCGGCGCCGACCTCGATCGTCTGCGTCGCGACGACGAACAGCGGCGCCCGCCGACTGCGGCTGCCGACCGCCATCCGCGGCAGGTACGCGGCGCTCAGTCGCGCCCGGTCGTATGGCCGGATGCGGCCGGTCAGGAGAACCGCTTCGCCATCGCCGGAGAGATGAGCGAACACCGCCCGCGCATGGTCGACCTGGTTGCAGACGACGGCCACCACCGCCGCGCCCTCTCGCCGCAGGCGCCGGGCTTCGGCGGCCAGTGCGTGCGCGAGGTCGGTCTCGGACGGCAGATGGCGCAGCACGGCCGGTTTGGCGGCGCTGAGCCGGCGTGCCAGCAACGGATGCTGCCAGTCGGCGTCGCTCAGGCCGTGGACTCGCGCTCCGCTCCACGTGGCCGACATCGGCAGCACACGCCACGGCAGCGCTACGGCGCTACCGCGCTGGCCGGCGACGCTGGCCAGCGTCTGCAGCAACGGCTGCACGATATGAACCTCATCGACGACGAAGAGCGCATCGTTGCCGAGCAACCCGGCGTGCATCGGCGCCGCCCGCGGGCTGATGCCGTAACCGCTGAAGAGCAGTCTCGAGCCTGCCTGATCGACGGTGGAGACGATGATGGCCGGTCGCAGCGGATCCGCGAGCCAGCTTTCGTCGATGCTCAGGCCGCCGCGCATGGTGATGACCGCCGGCCGCTGCTCGATGGCGAGACTATCGGCGAGCGCACGGGCGTAGTCGCTGACGCCGTCGACCACCAGACGGCGGTCGATGACATAGACCAGCCGCCTGGGGACCGCCAGTCCATGCAGGCGCGCCCACAACCAGACGTCGATCACCGCCGTCTTGCCGCTGCCGGTCGGCGGATCGAGCGCATCGGGCCAGTCGCGGGCGGCGATGCGCGCGGCCAGCGCCGCCCGCCACGGAAACGGCGAGTAGCCGTGCCGTTCTGCATACCAGGCGGAGAAATCGGGCGGCATCACGCCGGCACACCCCGGTCGTCGGCCGGGCGCAGCAAGCCCATGCCGAAGTGGCGCTCCTTGCCGACGAGCATCGGCCCGGCGACCCGCCGCGCGAATTTCAGCGCGACGTGCGTCCAGCGCCCGCGGCCGCGAGGACTGAATTCGTGCGCCGCCGCGACGCCGCGGAAGATCGACCGCTGTCCGACGGCGACGTCCAGCGGACGCGGGTAACCGGCGAGTTCGAGCGAGTCGGCGACGAGGTCTTCGACGCTCTCGCCGCGCTTCGGATGCCGGTCGAGAACGACCGGCGTCACCGACCCCCAGGTGCGTGCCGGCCGCGACCAGGTCGCGCGCGCCAGTCCCTGCGGCAGCTGCTGCCGCGCCGCGACGACGGACAGGTCGATAGCCAGGTGCCCGACGCGCACTTGCTGCACCTGCAGCAGCGGCAACAGACAATCGGCGCGCGCATCGGCGTCGATCGCGCGCGGCAGCCACAGGCCGAGGCCGAGCACGTGACCGCGGGCGTGCGCGTGGCCGACGTCGGGGATGACGGCCCAGGCGGCGTGATCGCCGCCGTGGCCGTGCAGCAGGGGCGAAGCCGCGTCCCCCGCGCGGCTGAGGACGGCGGCGCGCAAGGCGGCTGCCCACTGCGCCGCGCGCCGGCTGTCGAGCAGCCGCTGCGGGCGCAGGGCGAGCAATTCACCCCACGGTGACGGCGCCACCCGGTCGACCACGTCGGTATAGCCCACCATGTCGGCGATGCCGGCGCGCCGTCCGGCGGCGAAGGCGGCATCGAGCTCGGCCAGCCGACCTGCCTGCGGCACGCGCAGCAGCGACTCGCCGGCCGGCGACGGCAGGAAACGATGCGGCAGCTCGGGAACCTGCTCTGCCAGTGAGACAACGACAGGAGTCTTCGCCCGCCCGAGATGGCTGACTCCGGCAGCGATGGCCGCCACAGCGGGCTGCAGCGTGTCCGGCACGTCGCGCCAGATCAGGTAGACCGGATCGCTGATGCCGACTCGCACCGGATCGTGCTTGAGAACGTTGGTGCGCTTCCACGGCTGGCCGGTCGGTCGCTCCAGCCATGTCGCCGGCGGGTAGACCGAACCCGAGACGGCCGCTTCGGCAGCGGCAAAGACCAGTTCCGGCGCCGCCCCCTCGAGCGCCCGCAGCGGCTCCGGACTGATGCCGGAACCGTAGGCGGCAGCAACCAGCGCCTGGAACAGCCGATCGGGGTGCGGCGGCCACTCCGATTGGCGATGTGCCGTCGGGTCGGCCGCGTGGTATACGCCATTGAGGAAGTCGATGCGCAGAACGAGCATCAGTGGCTCCGCGCGACGAGTTGCTCCAGATTGTCGTCGGCCTTGAACAGCAAGGGCTCGGCCAGCGGGATGTCGGCGAGCGCCCGGCGCAGCGCGTCGCGGGCGTCCGCCAGGCTGACCTGCAGCGGCTCGGCACGGCCACTGCCACGGATCGCCCAGGGGATGGTCTCGGCCACCAGTTCGCAGTCACGCCGCAGGTCGAGGCCATCGTCGATCACCGCGGCAATGCCGTAGAGACCCATCAGCGCCAGCGCCGTGCGCGCGGCGACATCATGCCCGGCGTCGCCACCGAAATGGTAGCGCCGCAGGCGCGACAGACTGAGGGCGCCGGCAAGCCGGATATCCTCGACCAGGACGCCTTTCGTCGCGAGCGACGGGGCAATGTTGCCGTGATTGATTTCCGACGGCCGCAGCGCACCCTTCGGTGGCTTCTCTCCCTCGCCGACCAGACGGTACGAATCGCCATCGGAAATGACGGGACCGGCATCGAGGGTGATGCCCAGCGGATCGATGCGGCCGCCAGCGCGCTGGATCGGCAGCGCATTGCTGCCGTAGATCTCGACGCTGACCGCCGCCGGCCAGCGTCGCTCGTTGCCGCTGCTGCCGTGCAGCCCGGTCGAGTCCCAACCGCCGAACAGCAGGACCGCCGGGTCATGACGCAACAGCGCCGATGCATCCGCCGGCGAGGCGGCGATGATCGCCCGCCCGACGTCCGTCTTGCGAAACGATTGCCCGGCCAGCGACGAGTCGCGCAGGATCGCGTCGTAAGCGCGGTGCGGCAGCTGCAGCGTGGACAGGCTCCTGCCGGCCACCTGCACGCGCAGCGGAGCGGATGCGGCATGGTACTCCAGGATTGGCGGCCGCCGCGGCGGCGGCAGGGATAGAGCGGCGAGCAGTCGGGCTGCGAAAAAGGCAGCCCAGGCGTCCTGCGCGAGCGATCGAGCACGCAGCCGCAGTAGCGCCGCTGCCCTCCTGCGGTGGCGCAGCGCCGCGCCCGGCAGGGCCAGCGGCAAGCTGCCGGTAGCGAGTCGCGAACGGCAATGGCCCGGGCTGGCTGCCGCCGCCACCGAGCGTCGATCGGCAGCCGCGGCGCACATCGCTCGACGGGCGCCGTGGGCAAGCTCGGAGGCACCAGTGCCATACCCGGATCGTCGCAGCGCGCGCCAGGCCGAACCGGCATCCTGCGCAGGCGCCGCAGCCGACTGCCTGCCGCCCGTGGCGGCCGCAGGCGACGCGCGGCCGACCGTCAGCCGCCGCTGCCTTCCTCCGCCCTGCGCCGGCGGCTGAAACGGACACTGACGACATCCTGCAGCGCGTAGAGACCAGCGCCCTTGCCGAAAACCCTGGCCGGCGCGTAGCGTTCGAGCGCGGCGCGCCGGGCGGCGTCAAGGGGTCCGCCGGGGTCGGCTCGGCCTGATCGAGAACATGCCCTGCGTCCGGTCGATCCGGGCCGGCGTCCTGCGGATCGTCCGGCCGAGGATTTCGCACAGCAACCGGGCGATGCCGGGAAGGCTCGCGGCATCGTAGGCGACGATGCCCCAGCGTTCGCGGCGGTGGCTCATCCACGCCTGCTTGTACGGGTCGTCGCCGATCAGGTAGTCCACCTCGGCCACGCGATCCACGTCGATGACCTGCTCCATCAGGTGGGCGGTCAGCAGCGTGCCCGGCGCGTGTATGGCCTGCGCCTCGTCGTAGGCCATCTTGTAGATGCTGGCCTTGCCGCCGCTGACGATCCACAACTGGGCGGCGATCGCCCTGCCGCCGATGCGCGCGATGCCGAGACGCAACTTGCCGCTGCCGGCGAGCCAACGCAGCAAGCCGGGAATGAATGCGGCGTAGGGTTCGGCTCTCTTCCAGCGCTGGCGGTACAGGGCGTTGAACTCGGCAGTGGCCGATTCGACTTCCGCCATGCCGGTGACGATCTCGAAGCTGCCGCCGGCGGCTAGAAAACGCCGGCGCTTGCGCCGGATGGTATTGCGCAGGACGCCGTCGCGCTGTTCCAGATAGGCGCTCCAGGACCGGTCGACCTTCAGATACCAGTTGCCGAAGCAGTAATAGCGGAACGGGATGCAGCCGATGCTGCGCAGGGCGACGACCATTGCCTCGTACGCGCGCGAATCGACGGCCATCGGATGGAAGTTCAACACGCGCGCGCGTGTGCAGTCGGCACGGGCTGCCTGCAGCAGCCGGGCGAGGTCGGTCGGGTCGGCGCCTGGCCCGACGAGTGGCGAGTACAGCGAGGTGTAGAAGTTGGCGAGCGATTCGATCTCCGGCACCCTGCGCCCATCTCCTCGAGCGGCGTGCACGGGCAGGATCGCGGTCGGCGAACCATTCAGCTCGGCGGCGTAGTAACGGACGGTGTCGTCGTCGCCGAAGACCGCGGCCTGCAGGTTCGCGAACCATTCCAGCGACAGCTCCACCTCGCCACGCGCGGCGCCGTCGAACAGCGAGCGCATC
This genomic interval carries:
- the pheA gene encoding prephenate dehydratase, whose amino-acid sequence is MSDDLQRELAIVRRQIDEVDNDLLALLNQRARLAQQVGEIKARHGEAGFIYRPEREAQVLQRIQGMNPGPLSNESLTWFFREVMSACLSLEQPLGIAFLGPLGTFSESAAVKHFGHAARLLPQASIDDVFREVEALHADYAVVPIENSTEGAVGRTLDLLLTTPLKICGEVVLRIHQHLLSNETALAGVHRVYSHAQSLAQCHEWLNRSLPLAQRVPVGSNAQAAQLAAAEAGAAAIAGQAAAERYHLPELASNIEDEPNNTTRFAVLGRHDAGPSGRDKTSLIMSAQNQTGALSRLLAPFSDAGVSMTRLESRPARHTLWEYVFFVDVDGHRDDEPLRRALAELARRAPYLKLLGSYPMAAY
- the gyrA gene encoding DNA gyrase subunit A, with amino-acid sequence MEAFAKETLPISLEDEMRRSYLDYAMSVIVGRALPDARDGLKPVHRRVLFAMHELSNDWNKPYKKSARVVGDVIGKYHPHGDTAVYNTIVRMAQDFSLRYMLVDGQGNFGSVDGDNAAAMRYTEVRMARIGHELLADIDKETVDFGPNYDGAEEEPLVLPARIPNLLINGSSGIAVGMATNIPPHNLGEVVDACLAVLDNAAVTIDELIDLLPAPDFPTAGIIYGVAGVREGYRTGRGRVVMRAKVHFEDIDRGNRQAIIVDELPYQVNKRTLLEKIGELVNEKRIEGISDLRDESDKSGMRVVIELKRGEVAEVVLNCLYKQTQLQDTFGMNMVALVDGQPRLLNLKQMLECFLWHRREVLTRRSVFELRKARERAHIQEGLAVALDNVDEIIALIKASPTPADARRGLMGRLWHSPTVAEMLARAALDATRPEGLGIEYGLSQSGYLLSEAQAQAILELRLQRLTGLERDRIVGDYAELLERIADLMDILARPERITEMIRDELTAIRAQFGDKRRSEIVISTQDLGIEDFITPVDMVVTLSHTGYIKSQPLADYRAQRRGGRGKQAAAMKTDDFIDHLFVANTHDFILCFTNRGRVYWLKVYEVPQGTRTSRGKPIVNLFPFEEGEKISAILPVKEFTDDRFIFMCTAQGTVKKTPLSDFSNPRRSGIIAVALDADDFLIGAEITNGRQDVVLVSDVGKAVWFDEEDVRPMGRTARGVRGMKLGEQQQVLSLLVADNEQQTVLVATENGYGKRTALADFRHSGRGTQGVIAIAASERNGRVVAARLVRDDDEIMLITTGGVLIRTRVREIRELGRATQGVTLIALDAGEKLAGLEKVVESEDEGVANEPAAEPTAPDAPAADAAAAE
- a CDS encoding helix-turn-helix transcriptional regulator, yielding MARRLDDVMVALPAERRARVEKRALELRTLKDLRIAAEQTQAELAAALGVGQDTISRLEKRSDMLLSTLRHYVEGMGGRLDLVAQFPDRPPVVIEHLGVEKTPRRRN
- a CDS encoding type II toxin-antitoxin system RelE/ParE family toxin, which produces MTWPVLLHDDFEAEFMALDESWQDELLAHAKLLAEFGPNLGRPTVDALKGSRYANMKELRFAWQGAVWRVAFAFDPRRQAILLVGGDKGGADQRRFYRHLIAVADDRYGDHLASLTTTKAKDSRHGKKTR